One Blastocatellia bacterium genomic window carries:
- a CDS encoding exonuclease SbcCD subunit D, whose product MKFIHTADWHLGRFFYGVHLTDDQAHVLDQLVDLVKDAQADALLVAGDIYDRAIPPVEAIALLDDVLSRIVKGLRVPVVLIAGNHDSAQRLGFGSRLLAAEQLHIVGLLPAEMRPIVLHDEHGPVFVHAIPYVEPAEARQYVADRAIDDHDAALRALLDSIRARHGLEGRNILVTHAFVAGGQESESERPLSVGGAGTVKADCLAGFDYVALGHLHRPQTVGDERIHYAGSLLKYSFSEADHIKSVNLVEMDERGRCRVQQIRLTPRRDVRCITGYLAELLQGPPDGQRLDDYLMVTLLDTGALLDAMGKLRQVYQNVLHIQRAFLMSEAPARKARADHRQVNELDLFSEFYWQMTGERLSQQHAAAFSSVLDQLRQQEAER is encoded by the coding sequence ATGAAGTTCATTCACACGGCAGACTGGCATCTCGGACGCTTTTTTTACGGCGTTCACTTAACGGACGATCAGGCTCACGTGTTAGATCAGTTGGTTGATTTGGTGAAAGACGCGCAAGCTGACGCACTGCTGGTTGCCGGCGATATTTATGATCGCGCGATTCCGCCGGTGGAAGCCATTGCGCTGCTCGACGACGTGCTGTCGCGCATTGTCAAGGGATTGCGTGTGCCGGTCGTATTGATTGCCGGCAACCACGATAGCGCACAACGGCTCGGCTTTGGCTCGCGGCTGCTGGCGGCTGAGCAGCTTCACATTGTGGGTTTGTTGCCAGCGGAGATGAGGCCGATTGTTTTGCATGATGAGCATGGTCCTGTGTTTGTTCATGCGATTCCTTACGTCGAGCCGGCTGAAGCGCGACAATACGTGGCCGACCGAGCGATTGACGATCATGATGCTGCGCTGCGTGCGCTGCTTGATAGCATTCGGGCGCGTCATGGGCTGGAGGGGCGCAACATTTTAGTGACTCATGCGTTCGTTGCCGGCGGTCAAGAGAGTGAATCCGAACGACCGCTCTCAGTTGGTGGCGCAGGCACGGTGAAAGCTGACTGCTTGGCCGGTTTCGACTATGTCGCGCTCGGCCATTTGCACAGGCCGCAGACGGTCGGTGATGAGCGCATTCACTACGCCGGTTCGTTACTCAAGTATTCGTTCTCGGAAGCCGATCATATCAAGTCGGTCAATCTGGTAGAGATGGACGAGCGCGGCCGCTGTCGCGTGCAGCAGATTCGGCTGACGCCCCGCCGTGATGTGCGGTGCATCACAGGGTATCTGGCTGAGCTGCTGCAAGGCCCGCCCGATGGGCAACGGCTGGACGATTACCTGATGGTCACGTTGTTGGACACCGGCGCGCTCCTGGACGCGATGGGCAAGTTGCGTCAGGTCTACCAAAACGTGCTGCATATTCAACGAGCGTTTCTGATGAGCGAGGCGCCCGCGCGCAAGGCTCGCGCTGATCACCGTCAGGTGAACGAATTGGACCTCTTCTCCGAGTTTTACTGGCAAATGACCGGAGAGCGCCTGAGTCAGCAACACGCCGCAGCGTTCAGCTCAGTGCTGGATCAATTGCGGCAGCAGGAGGCGGAGCGATGA